The region CAAGTCAGATTCGTAAATCTCCTTGGCCAGCTGTTCAACGTTGGTCAGGTTACCGTTATGCGCCAGGGTGATGCCGTATGGCGAGTTGACATAAAACGGCTGGGCTTCAGCTGAAGTCGAGCTGCCCGCGGTCGGATAACGCACATGGCCAATGCCCATGTGCCCGACCAGGCGCTGCATGTGTCGCTGATGAAATACATCGCGAACCAGCCCGTTGTCCTTGCGCAGGAATAACCGGCCATTATGACTGGTCACAATACCGGCAGCATCCTGGCCGCGGTGCTGGAGGACGGTTAGCGCGTCATACAGCGCCTGATTGACGTTCGACTTACCGACGATACCGACGATGCCACACATGCGACGCAACCCCTACTTAATGGATCTGAACTGAACACCGCTCACTTGGGCTGGGTAGCCGGCAAGAGATGCTCCTTGAACGGAATATCAGCGGATACGCTGATTCCGCTGGCCAGCCACTGACTGCTCCACCCCAGAATGAGGTTTTTGGACCAGTCGGCAACCAATAGAAATTGTGGCACGAGCCGCGACTCTTGCCACCATGAGTCTTGCTGTACCGGCCCCAGGCTGAGCAGCCCGACCGCCACGACCACCAGCAGCGCGCCACGCGCACCGCCGAAAGCCATGCCGAGAAAACGATCGGTCCCGGACAACCCGGTGACGCGAATCAGTTCGCCGATAAGAAAATTGATCATTGCGCCTACCAGCAAGGTGGCGACAAACATGATGGTGCACCCGACGATGACACGGGCGGAAGGTGTTTCGATGTATTGGATGAGGTATTGAGACAGTGAACCACCGAACATCCAGGCAACGATCCCGGCAATGATCCAGGTGCACAGCGACAGGGCCTCTTTAACAAAGCCGCGCTTCAAGCTGATCAAAGCGGAGATGGCGATAATGACAACGATCGCCCAGTCAACCCAGGTAAATGGCACAGTTCAGCCTACAGACAGATAAGGCGGCGCATTTTAGCAGAGCGCTGCCGCTCAGGTAAGGCGATTTATCAGCGCTTTGGCAATCAGATTGAACCTTTTTACAGTCTCAGCCCCGCTCAGGCTGGAAGCGCACCACAAAACCCTTGAGATTTTGCTGCTTGCCGAGCAAATCACGCAAGCGATCGGCTTCGGCACGTTCAAGCAATGGGCCGACAAAAACCCGATTCATCCCGCCCGACGTCCGCACATAAGCGTTATACCCTTGATTACGAAGGGTTTTTAGCAGATTGTCAGCACTGGCCCGATTGGACAGGCTCACCAACTGAATCGACCAACTGACAGGCAGACCGTTGGGATCTATCCGCTTTTGCGTGGTATCCAGCTTGGCAGGTGCTTGTGCGACCGTCTGTGCCGGCGCAACGGCTGGCGGCTTGGCCACAGGTGCGGCCGGTTTCACCACGGGAGGCGCGACCAGAGCCGGTTCCTGCTGCACAACAACTTCCTGCCCGGCCGGAGCTGGCTCTTCCGGGATAACTTGCGGTTCAGGCACAGCCACAGGCTCGACCTGAACCCGAGGCATGACCGGCACCTGCGGAGCGGTCGGTGCATCAACCTGGATCTGACGCTGCTCGTCTTCACGCGAAAACAGCATCGGCAGAAAAATCACGGCGAGGGCCACCAAGACCAGAGCACCGACCATCCGCTGCTTGAACACCTTATCCAGCAAAGCCATTTGCAGTCTCCTCCGTGGCACGCCGCTCCAGCCACTCGAGCGCTTCAGCGACACAATAAAATGATCCGAACAACAGAATTTCGTCCTCAGGCGTGGCCCGTTCGCATTGCGCTTCGAGCGCGGCCGCCACACAGTCATGACTGGCAACGGATGCCCCAAGACCTTGCAGTACCGCCTGAATCTCCGCCGCCGGACGTGTACGCCCGGTATTCAGCGGGGCGACGGCCCAGCACTCAACCGCCCCCACAAGCTGTGACACTACGCCATTCAGGTCCTTGTCGGCCAGCAGTCCGAACACGGCCAGACGCTTGCCCGCCACCGGACGCTGCGCCAGACGCCGCGCCAGGTACTCAGCCGCATGCGGGTTGTGACCCACATCCAGCAGTATATTCAAGGGTTTGCCCCGCCAGTTGAATTGGCGCCGGTCCAGACGACCGATGACACGAGTTGCCGACAACACGCTGACGATCTGCTCTGGCAGCCACGGCAGATCCATAAGCGCGTAGGCCTGCAAGGCCAGGGCGGCATTCTCCATGGGCAAGTCCAGCAAGGGCAAGCCACGTAGCTCTACGACTTGCCCTTGCCCATCCCTGCCCCGCCAGTGCCAGGCCTGGTCGGTACTGGCCAGATCGAAGTCGCGACCACGGACAAACAGCGGGCAGTCCAGTTCCCGGGCCTTGTCGAGCAATGTTTGAGGAGGGTTCAAATCACCACAGAGGGCGGGCTTGCCAGCACGGAAAATACCGGCCTTCTCAAAGCCGACAGATTCGCGGGTATTGCCCAGGTATTCAACGTGGTCGACCCCGATGCTGGTGACCAGCGCCAGGTCGGGATCAACCAGGTTGACCGCATCCAGACGCCCGCCAAGCCCAACTTCGAGCACCACGGCATCCAGTTGCGCGCGCTCGAACAGCCAGAACGCGGCCAGCGTGCCCATCTCGAAGTAGGTCAGGGATGTCTCACCGCGCCCGGCATCAACCGCGGCAAAGGCCTCGCACAACTGCGCATCCGAAACCTCGGCACCGTCGATCTGCACGCGCTCGTTGTAACGCACCAGATGGGGAGAGTTGTAGACCCCGACCTTGAGCCCTTGCGCCCGTAGCAAAGCAGCTACAAACGCACAGGTCGAACCTTTGCCATTGGTGCCGGTGACCGTGATCACCCGAGGCGCAGGCTTTTGCAGCCGCATGCGGTTCGTCACCTCTCGCGAGCGATCCAGGCCCATGTCGATAGCCGCTGGATGCAACTGTTCAAGATAGGCGAGCCACTCGCCAAGGGTGCGCTGAGTCATATGTTTGCGGGTACCGGCGGAACAACGATCGGCTCTACGGGTGCCGCGATGAATACAGGTGTCGGCAGCCCCATCATTTGAGCCAGCAGGTTGCCCAGGCGTGGACGCAACTCCTGACGGGCAATGATCAAATCGATTGCGCCATGCTCCAGCAGGAACTCGCTGCGCTGGAAACCTTCCGGCAGTTTTTCACGTACGGTTTGCTCGATAACCCGCGGACCGGCGAAGCCGATCAACGCCTTGGGCTCAGCCACGATCACATCGCCGAGCATCGCCAGGCTGGCCGAAACACCACCGTAGACCGGATCGGTCAGCACCGAGATGAACGGAATGCCCTCTTCACGCAGACGCGCCAGTACCGCGGAGGTTTTGGCCATTTGCATCAGGGAGATCAGGGCTTCCTGCATCCGCGCGCCACCGGAGGCTGCGAAGCAGATCATCGGGCAGCGATTTTCCAGTGCATAGTCGGCCGCACGAACGAATCGCTCGCCCACAATGGCGCCCATCGACCCCCCCATGAACGAAAACTCAAACGCAGACACCACCACCGGCATGCCCAGCAGCTTGCCGCTCATGGAGATCAGTGCGTCCTTCTCGCCGGTTTGCTTTTGCGCACCAACCAGACGGTCCTTGTACTTCTTGCTGTCGCGGAATTTCAGACGGTCAACCGGCTCCAGATCGGCACCCAGCTCGGCACGGCCTTCGGCGTCCAGGAAGATATCAATACGGGCACGCGCACCAATGCGCATGTGATGGTTGCACTTGGGGCAAACGTCCAGGGTCTTTTCCAGCTCTGGACGATAAAGCACAGCCTCGCAAGACGGGCATTTGTGCCACAGGCCTTCAGGTACCGAGCTCTTTTTGACCTCGGAACGCATGATCGAAGGAATCAGCTTGTCTACCAACCAGTTGCTCATGCTTTCTTTCTCCAGTACCGGTGACTCGAACCCTCAGGTCCAAGCCCCGTGTATGCCCTTGAGCTAAATTTATTAGGTGTATGGCGATGGTTATCGGGCGCAGCGGTCAGCACACAGCAAACCAGCGTACCCCCCCGAAACCCTCAGCCTTCCCGACAACACGCCCCAGAGCGGCCGCCGCTTTAATTTCTGCCCGTCAAACCACCGGGCCCGCCTGCTTTGTACAGCGGTAATGATGGACGGTGGCAGACTGCCAACCGTCACATCGCGCATCAGTTTGTTGCACGTACCGCCTGCATAAAGGCACGAATCTTATCGTGATCCTTGATGCCTTTGCTCTTTTCGACGCCCCCGCTTACATCCACTGCGTAAGGTTGAACCCGGTCAATGGCCTGCCTGACGTTCCCGGCAGACAGGCCGCCCGCCAGAATGATCGGCTTGCTCAGGCCTTGAGGTATCAAAGACCAGTCAAATGCCTGACCGGTTCCCCCGGGCACACCTTCTACATAGGCATCCAGCAAAATACCGCTGGCACCGGCATAGGCCTTGCAGGCTGCAGCGATGTCATCCCCGGCCTTGACCCGCAAGGCCTTGATGTACGGCCGGTGATACCCTTCGCACTGCTCCGGGGTCTCGTCACCATGAAACTGCAGCATGTCCAGCGGTACGGCATCGAGTGTTTCATTCAACTCACAGGCACTGGCATTGACGAACAACCCCACCGTTGTCACAAATGGTGGCAAGCCCGCAATGATTGCTCGCGCCTGCTGCGCCGTTACGGCCCGCGGGCTTTTTTCGTAGAACACAAAACCAAGCGCGTCAGCCCCGGCAGCAACCGCTGCCAGCGCATCGTCCATGCGGGTAATACCGCAGATCTTGCTGCGAACGGCTGACATGTCAGTTGCACCCCAAGGCTTAAATGCGAAAGCCCCGGATGGTAACAAATGCTTATCCGGGCGTCAGCCGTCCAGTTCGGTAAAACCGGTCAAGAAGTGCGGGCCGATGTAACGTTGCGGCAACTCGAACTCATCGCGGTATTCGACCTGCACCAGATACAAGCCATAAGGATGGGCCGTCACACCCCCCGAACGGCGGGCTCGACTCTCCAGCACTTCCTTGATCCACTCCACCGGTCGTTCGCCGGCACCGATGGTCATCAGTACCCCGGCGATGTTGCGCACCATGTGATGCAGGAACGCGCTGGCGCGGATATCCAGCACGATCATCTGCCCGTGGCGGGTCACCCGCAGATGGTGCATTTCCTTGATCGGCGATTTGGCCTGACACTGCCCGGCGCGAAAGGCACTGAAATCATGTACGCCCAGCAAGTACCGGGCGGCTTCGGCCATCTTTTCGACGTCCAGCGGGCGATGATTCCAGGTCACTTCCTGGTTCAGGTGCGCCGGCCGGATCTGATCGTTGTAGATCACATAACGGTAACGCCGGGCAATGGCCTTGAAGCGCGCATGAAAGTGCGCGGGCATGACCTTGGCCCAACTGACACTGATGTCATGGGGCAGGTTGATATTGGCGCCCATCACCCAGGCTTTAAGGGAGCGCTCGGCCCGGGTATCAAAGTGCACCACTTGCCCGCAGGCATGCACCCCGGCATCGGTACGCCCGGCGCACAGCAAGCTGACCGGCGAGGCGGCAACCTTCGACAAGGCATTTTCCAGGGTTTCCTGAACCGTTAGCACACCGCTGGCCTGACGCTGCCAGCCGCAGTAACGCGAGCCTTTGTACTCCACACCCAATGCAATGCGGGAAAAACCTTCAGCAGCCATTTCAGCGGCTGCGTTATCTATATTTGCCAAGGACTTACAGCCTGCTCATAAACGCAAAGGCGGGCATTATAGGGTAATTCCTGCACAAGCGAGGCACGCTCGTTTCTGGAATTACCCGCAAGCAGCAATCCCCACAAACGACAACGGCAGCCCTGATGGCTGCCGCTGGAGGCTACGCGTCCTTTCTAATTCAGGCGGGCCAGCATTTCCCGGGCTTCAGCCTGTTGCTCCGGATTACCCTCGGCCATGACTTCAGCCAGGATGTCCCGGGCGCCATCACTGTCACCCATGTCGATGTAGGCCTGGGCCAGGTCAAGCTTGGTGGCGGCTTCATCGCTCCCCGCCAGGTAGTCGAACTCAGGTTCATCACCTTGCTCCACCGCATCGTCGGCGTCAAACCTGGCCGTATCGGCAAAGGGTTGGGCGATCGGCGGCTGCTCGAAGCTTTTCGACAGGCGTCGCAGCTCGGCATTCACCTTCTCCAGCTCGATAGAAAAGCTGTCGGGTGCTGCCGCAGGTGGCACCTCCTTGTCGGCCAGTGACAAATCGAAGTCTGCCGGCTGGTCGAGATCGAATGTCGACGGGTCTTCGCCCGCGGCTTCGGCTTCGGCCTGTTGTTTGAGGACGGCTTCGAAGCTCTGGGCATTGTCGGTCGTCGATGGGGCGGACGCCGGACTGGAGGACAACTCGGCAGGCGACACCGACTCCAGCTCATCAAGACTCAGGTCGAAGTCGTGATCGAATTTATCGGTGTAAGGTTTTGCCGGCGACTCGTCACGCAGCATGTCCTTGACGAACTGCGCCTCCAGCTGAGCGGCAACGGCTGCAGTAGCAATCCCGGTAGCGGCGGCTGCCATGGAAGGATAACGGCTTTTAAGCTGCTCGACTTCGGCGAAGTTCTTGCCGTTGGCGACCAACTGGCGCTCCTGGCCAATAAAGGCCTCACGCTCCCCCAGCTCACCATGGACTTGCATCAACTTCAGACGCAGGTCACTGCGCTGAGGCGCTTGCTCGATAGCAGCCTTGAGCAACTCGGACGCCTCATTGAACTGGCCCTGCTCGATCAAGTGCTCGGCCTGAATCAGGGCATCTGCCGGTGTTTTGACCAGCGACACCGCTGCAGGGGCTGCAACGGCAACCGCTGTCGCCACCACCGGTGCAGCAACCGCTGCAGGTGCAGGTGCAGGTGCAGGTGCAGGTGCAGGTGCAGGTTCGAGCTTGACGGTCGGCGCCGGCACTTCAAGCCCCTCGAAGCTGCTTTGCGGCAGGTCGAGATCTTCCGGAAAACCGGTCTCATCTTCGAGCTCCCGCGCCATTCGCGCATGCCGCTCTGCCGCTTGCAGCGCTTTGCGACGGCGCACCAGTAGCAACAACAAAAGCAGCAGCAATACAGCAGCACCACCGACCAGCCCCCAAAACAGCGGACTACCCAGCAAATCCTGAAGTTGTTGCTCGGCGCTCCTCGCACCCTCCTCGTCCTGCGCCGGAGATGGTGGCACTGCCGTCGCCGGCACACCCTCCGCCGCCGGGGCAATATCGGCTTCAGGCGCATCCGGCGCCTGTCCGGCCAACTGGGCCGGGATCGACACCGCCGGGTCAGCAGCCGTTGCGCCATCAGCCTGCAGCTTGGCCAACTGATCGTTTTTCAACTCGATCAAGCGTTGCAGCTTATCCAGCTGGCTTTGCAAATCATTCATCCGGCTTTGCAGCTCGGCATTTTCTCGACGACTGGAATCCAGTCCTTCCTGGGCCATCGACAGCTTGTCACTCAAATTCTTCGCGTCCCCGGCCGCCCCCTCAGCGGAGGCCTTGGCTGCCTGGCCTGACACCAGGCTCAGGCCATCCGTTGCCGGCCTGGCCACTGCGGGAGCAGCCTCCGCTGCACGACCGGTAGCGTCCAACTGCTGGGCCAGTGGCACCGTGCGACGACCGCTGCGCCAGTCGGCATTCTGCGAAGCGACCTCGGCGATAGCTTTAGCCTGGGGCAACTGGGCGCTTTGCGTGGCATCCGGCAAGCGCAATACCTGACCGGTTTTCAAACGATTGATGTTGCCGTTGATAAAGGCATCGGGATTAAGCGCTTGAATCGCCAGCATGGTCTGCTGGACCGAGCCACCGTTGCGCGCCTTGGCGGCAATTTCCCACAGCGTGTCACGCGCCGTGGTGGTGTGCGTAGAGGCTGCCGAGGAAGCGGCCGAAGCCGAAGCCGCCGCAGCGGTCTGGGGCGAAAACTTGGCCGGATCGAGCAGTACGCTGTAGTCACGCAGCAGACGCCCGCTTGGCCACATGACCTGCACCAGGAATTTGACGAAAGGTTCGGACAACGGCTGGCTGGAGGTGACGCGCAGCACACTCTTGCCATCGGCGTTGATCACCGGAGTAAAGCGCAGATCATCAAGGAACGCTGGGCGTGGCACCCCGGCCTTGGCGAATTCTGGCTCCGGTGCGAGGCTCGGCACCACTTCAGCGGCGGTCAGGTCCTTGACATCCAGCAACTCGATTTCAGCCAGCAGTGGCTGGTTCTGAGTCGACTTAAGGGTCAGCTCACCGAGCCCAAGCGCCTGTGCCAGGCCGGACGAAAGCGCCGATGCGGCGGCTATTGCTAACACTAATTTGCGAACCTGAACCATAGCCTCTTCCTTTTTGGTGCAAGTCCCGTCCCCCGAGACCTGTGTGGCTGCTGCCTGAAGGCAGGTACCTGCTGTATTGAAGGCCAGGTATTTTGCCCTGTTACACTTTTAAGCCCCGACAGCAGCCTAGAACCATTCTGCAAATTGACGCCAAGTATCTTTTACAGCTGGTCTTTTATCAACAACTCAGCCAGTTGAACGGCGTTCAGTGCGGCCCCTTTGCGTACGTTATCTGACGCCAGCCACAGATTAAGTTCAGAAGCGTCGTCCACTCCCTGACGAACACGGCCGACATACACCACGTCCTGACCCACAGCATCACCGACCGCAGTCGGATAATCGCCCGCCTCCACCAGTTCGATACTGTCGCCCGCTTCGAGCGCTGCATTGACTGCAGCCAGATCCACCGGTGCCGCCAGTTGCAGTGACACACTAAAGCTATCGCCAAAAAATACCGGCGCTTGAATGCAGGTCACCGATACTTTCAATGCTGGCATTCCCAGCAACTGGCGCAATTCGGTCACCAGGCGTTTTTCCAGAGGCACGTGACCCTGTGCATCAGGCTTGCCGACCTGAGCCAGCAGATTGAACGCCATCTGCCGGTCAAAGAACGTGGACTCCAACGGGCGCAAGTTCAACAGTTCGGCGGTTTGACGCGCCAGTTCGGACACTGCTTCACGGCCCTGGGCAGACACCGCCAGACATGCGGTCACATTGACCCGCTGAATATCCAGCACACCACGCAATGGCGCGAGTACAACTGCCAGAGCCGTGGCTGACGGGCTCGGGCTGCTGACCTGAATCGGTTTTTCCAAGCCTGCCAACACCTGTGCATTGGCTTCAGGCACGATCTGCGGTGCCTGGCCCGCCGGCAACGCACCCGACAAGTCGATTATTGCGCAACCGGCAGAGCTGGCCTTGGATGCAAAACTCAAGGTAACGGCAGGACCTGCCGCGAAGAACACCAGCTTGACCTTGCTGAAATCGAATTCGTCGACTTCACGCACTCTTACGTTTTTGCCTCGAAAAGGCACCGAATGCCCGGCGGATTCACTGCTGGCCAGCAAGTGCAAGTCAGCCACCGGAAAACTGCGCTCTTCGAGTATTTGTACAAGGGTTTCGCCGACAGTGCCGGTGGCGCCGACGACGGCGATATCAAAGGACTGGCTCATGGATCTACCTCAGGCGAAACGTGGGGAGGCGCACTTTAACCGTCCGAGAAGAGTCAGGCAATTTAAGCGGCATGCAAGACGCAGCCTTGACGGTGATTGCGTAATGGCTGGAGGGGCGATCTGCAGCGCCGGATTCAACCTGACGCTACCTGCCGCTCAAACATGAGGGCGAGCCTGGTTCGCCCTCATGCTGCTGAATCAGGGCGCCAACGGCAAGAACCAGCGTTGCGCCAGGCCCTTGCCGATCTGCCCGCGGTGAACGTTGACAGCTGCTTGCGAGCTTTGAGCGTCGGACAGCAGCGTGTAGTAGCTCTGCTTGCGTTGAGCAGCGGTTTTCAGGTGCGCCACCGTGTAGTTCTGCTTGGGCGTGTCAGCCGCCGTGTAATGAAAATGGGCATACCACAGGGGCGCGCCGCCCTTGTGGTTCACGGCGTACTCCTGAATGAAATCGCGACGTTCTCCGCGCAGGGCTATACGCTCGCCCAAGCGGGCAATTTGCACCAGATCATGTTCGAGCAAATGCTGCAGGTTGCCATGGGTAGGGGGCAAGTCCAGGCTGGCCTGGGTCCGCAGTTCACGCCCCTTGCCGGCCAGACGGGCAGCACCCGCACGCATGTCGCTCACCAGTGCCAGATCAGCTTCCTGACGTGAGCTATGCGCGGTAGCCTGGATCGCCTGTTCAAGTTCCGTCGCCATATGTTCCAGGCGCTCCGCCTCGTGAGCGAGCACCTCTTCCAGCTCTTGGGGGTATCTGGAAATCTTGCTGTAACTGTCAGCCCGCTTCACATGATTGTCGAGCTGACTGAAAAGCTTGCGCGCCTCGCCCTTGATCTGGTCGAGCGGGCGCGCGGGCGGGCGAACCTCGTCGGGCTTGAGGCCTTGAACTTCATCCCATACGTCTCCATGCCTTGAGTACGTAGCCAGCAATTCGTTGTTGTATTCAGAGCGGATTTCGACCACTTCGAGCGGCCAGTCTCTGGTTGGCAATCGCGTCTGGCCGATCAATCTGCCGCGGTGACGGGTCCTGATCACACGCTTGTGCGGTGCGCCGACGGGATGCGGTGTCCGCCTGGGGGCGTGCCTGCGGGTTTCGACAGCAGGTTTCATTGCCACCTCCAGTTGCCGGGCCACATTCTGGTACAGATCCTCCACCAGCTTGAGCAGCCGGTTGAAGTAGGCGTGGTCCAGCTCGTCGACATTGACGATGGCAATACCCTGCAAGGCATCCAGCACCCGACCGTAGCGCTCCACCAGACTGCTCAATACCTCCAGCCGTTCGCTGGTCGTAAAATCCAGCGCATCGAGATCGGTGTGCGTGCGCACCTGTTCTTGCATGGGTTCAAGCAAGGCATTCAGGCTCTCCGGCAGCGTCCGCTCCCACACCTTGATGCAAGGCAAGACGATTGCATGCAGCTGCATGCCCTTGACGCACAGCGCACTCATTTCTTCGACCGGACGGTCGCTGGTCAGGCGCGCATAGCGCTCGCCCCCCGCTTCACCCAGCTCAAACAACTCCGCGAGCCAGCGATCCTTCACCTCCAGCCAATGGATGGAGCGCTCATTGATTTCTACCAGTTCCTTGACGTACTCCGGGTATTGCTCGTGATGGGCCGCGATGGCTTTTTCAAGCTCTGGACCGCGACCGTTGAAAGAGGCCCCTTTTTCATAGTGAGCCTTGCGATCCAGCTCCGAGATGACCACCAATTTGCGTACATTGTTGATCAGGTTTTCCATCAAAATCGCCCGCGTCGCAACGGGAATCGGGATCTGCAGCTCGGTACGCTCTTGATGACTCTCCAGCAACTGCTGGTAAACGGCCGTCTGTTTCTGCAGGAGGTTGTCGAACCGCTGCCGGAAAGTGGCACGTTGTTCGGCAGTGAACCTAGGGTCTTCAGCGGCACGCTCCATGACCGATTGTGCAATGTCGATCTCTTGCTGCTGTGTCACCTGCTGCGCAAGGAACTGGTCATACTCGACTTGCAGCTGGTGTTTACGCTCCGCTTTTTGCTGGCGCAGGGCGGCCAGTCGCTTGGGCGGCATGCCCCCTCTCAGACGCAACCCCAAGTCCAGCGTCCATTGACCGTTTGCCCACTGCAGACCGGGACCGCGGAGATTGATGTCATTCGGGTCGACGATCACAAGTCCTCCACCCTCTTCACTTTCAACCCGGTACAGATTGCCCTCCACCTGGACATGCCGCTTCTGGTTCATGAGGTAGATCCCGTCAGGTGACGGCGCGGGCAAAGCTCCGGAAGGCTGTACCTGAAGACGTGACAACCTGGTGCGCTGGCTTGGGGTCAGTCGCTGGCGGGCACTGACAAAGCTGAAATCCAGGGTGGTGGCTTCCGGCCGGGGCAATTCACCTGCCAGGGCAACGGTCCCGTCAATGACGCTCGGTGATGGAGGAACCGGCCATTGTTCGGTGACACGTTCAGACACCCGGCTACGCACCACCTGCTCCCTGACACCGCGATCCAATGGCAAGGCCGCCCCATGCCCGCCCGGCGCCATTTGAAACAACAGCATGCCCAGGTTGAGCAGCAGGTCGACCATGGCCAGTTCTCGCTGGATCGGGTCAGTGCTGTGCAGAGCCGGAATGTCCCGCACGGCAGACGCTATCAGACTGAGCAACCAGCCTGTGAGCATTGCCGGCCCCCGCAGGACGGGCAGCAACAAGGTATTGAAAATCAGGCCTCCCCCTTCGAGCAGGACCTCCCAGCGGCTTTCACTGTTGGACACGGACTCCCTGTTCGCCTGATCTACCAGGGCCCGGGCGTTGCTGCCGTAGAGGTATTCCAGCAACTTGCCGTACTGCAGCGACTGCAATAACTCATCGCTGCTACCGTCAATGGCCAGGCTGGCTGGCAGCGGTGCTTCCAGCGTAGAGAAATCGCTGCCCTGACCAAAACGTACGTAATGCGGCTCTTGAAAACCACCATTGGCATAAATGGGCCGAGCGAGGTCGCTCAACCAGATCAACACGCTGGTTTGCAACGCCCCTGGCGTGGCAATGGCATCCAGTAATGCTGCGCGGGAACTGAATTCGTGCAGCGAGGGGGAATACAGCGGGCGATACAACAGGTGAGGCCCGACAGTCTGGTCTGCCGGTTCAATCACAAACATGTTGCTGACCACGTCCGCACGCGCATCGGGCTTGCGCAGCAGGGCCAAATGGCGAATGACGACTGGCACACCCTCAACCTCGCGTCCTTGCGCTTCAGGATGCATCAGTGCGGCGACGTAGCGCGCGCCAAGCGGGGTCAGGCCGTTTTCACCCTTGAGGCTGAATTCCAGTGCCTGCAAGGGCAACTGCACACTGACCTGATCGGAAAAAAACTGTTCGCGCCTGAGCGCATCCGGCGTATCGCCCAGCAGCATTGTCTGCAGCTGCTGCGGGTATACCCGACCGATATCGACCTGTTCGATCAAGCCACCGCGGCGCGTGATGTATTCCGGGGTCAGCCAGGCCGGCAGGGCCAGACCGAGGCGATGGCGCAGGGTCATATGCCCCTGCGGCCTGCCCGACAGGTTTTTCAGCGCCAGCTCCGTCAGGCTCATGCTCACCCGCTCGACGATGCCGACCGGGCTTGGATTGCCGAACCTGCCGGGTGAGCCGATGACGCTCTGGAACGTCAGTTCAATATCGTCCGGGTGGTACATCGCGCCGGGTATGTGCTCCAGCAGGTGCGTCTCCAGTCGCGCCTGATCCTGCTGCATCTGCCGTGTCAGGGCTTCGACGGTGAATTGGTGGATATCTGCAATACCGGAGAGGAAGGTCTGGCCCCGGCTGCTTTTTTTCGCCAGGGCCAACTCAAGGCTGTAGCGCCGGTAGCTGGCCTGATCGGCGAGCGGAGCCTGCTGTAGCCAGTCGGGCACCGCCGCCCTGAGCGTATCGAGCACTTGCGCGCTGACCTGAGGAGCATCGAGTAGCGCCTGCGCAGGATCGGTCAACTCCGTGTACACCGCTTGCAAGGCTGGCAACCCGACACGGGCGGGCAGTTGAAGGGTACCCAGGCGCTCCAGCTGCCGGTCAAGAATGATTGCAGCCAGGGTATCGAAGAGGTTGCCGTCGGGTTCGTAACGCCTGATGACAATC is a window of Pseudomonas taetrolens DNA encoding:
- a CDS encoding CvpA family protein, with the translated sequence MPFTWVDWAIVVIIAISALISLKRGFVKEALSLCTWIIAGIVAWMFGGSLSQYLIQYIETPSARVIVGCTIMFVATLLVGAMINFLIGELIRVTGLSGTDRFLGMAFGGARGALLVVVAVGLLSLGPVQQDSWWQESRLVPQFLLVADWSKNLILGWSSQWLASGISVSADIPFKEHLLPATQPK
- a CDS encoding SPOR domain-containing protein, giving the protein MALLDKVFKQRMVGALVLVALAVIFLPMLFSREDEQRQIQVDAPTAPQVPVMPRVQVEPVAVPEPQVIPEEPAPAGQEVVVQQEPALVAPPVVKPAAPVAKPPAVAPAQTVAQAPAKLDTTQKRIDPNGLPVSWSIQLVSLSNRASADNLLKTLRNQGYNAYVRTSGGMNRVFVGPLLERAEADRLRDLLGKQQNLKGFVVRFQPERG
- the folC gene encoding bifunctional tetrahydrofolate synthase/dihydrofolate synthase; the protein is MTQRTLGEWLAYLEQLHPAAIDMGLDRSREVTNRMRLQKPAPRVITVTGTNGKGSTCAFVAALLRAQGLKVGVYNSPHLVRYNERVQIDGAEVSDAQLCEAFAAVDAGRGETSLTYFEMGTLAAFWLFERAQLDAVVLEVGLGGRLDAVNLVDPDLALVTSIGVDHVEYLGNTRESVGFEKAGIFRAGKPALCGDLNPPQTLLDKARELDCPLFVRGRDFDLASTDQAWHWRGRDGQGQVVELRGLPLLDLPMENAALALQAYALMDLPWLPEQIVSVLSATRVIGRLDRRQFNWRGKPLNILLDVGHNPHAAEYLARRLAQRPVAGKRLAVFGLLADKDLNGVVSQLVGAVECWAVAPLNTGRTRPAAEIQAVLQGLGASVASHDCVAAALEAQCERATPEDEILLFGSFYCVAEALEWLERRATEETANGFAG
- the accD gene encoding acetyl-CoA carboxylase, carboxyltransferase subunit beta codes for the protein MSNWLVDKLIPSIMRSEVKKSSVPEGLWHKCPSCEAVLYRPELEKTLDVCPKCNHHMRIGARARIDIFLDAEGRAELGADLEPVDRLKFRDSKKYKDRLVGAQKQTGEKDALISMSGKLLGMPVVVSAFEFSFMGGSMGAIVGERFVRAADYALENRCPMICFAASGGARMQEALISLMQMAKTSAVLARLREEGIPFISVLTDPVYGGVSASLAMLGDVIVAEPKALIGFAGPRVIEQTVREKLPEGFQRSEFLLEHGAIDLIIARQELRPRLGNLLAQMMGLPTPVFIAAPVEPIVVPPVPANI
- a CDS encoding phosphoribosylanthranilate isomerase, which gives rise to MSAVRSKICGITRMDDALAAVAAGADALGFVFYEKSPRAVTAQQARAIIAGLPPFVTTVGLFVNASACELNETLDAVPLDMLQFHGDETPEQCEGYHRPYIKALRVKAGDDIAAACKAYAGASGILLDAYVEGVPGGTGQAFDWSLIPQGLSKPIILAGGLSAGNVRQAIDRVQPYAVDVSGGVEKSKGIKDHDKIRAFMQAVRATN
- the truA gene encoding tRNA pseudouridine(38-40) synthase TruA; translated protein: MAAEGFSRIALGVEYKGSRYCGWQRQASGVLTVQETLENALSKVAASPVSLLCAGRTDAGVHACGQVVHFDTRAERSLKAWVMGANINLPHDISVSWAKVMPAHFHARFKAIARRYRYVIYNDQIRPAHLNQEVTWNHRPLDVEKMAEAARYLLGVHDFSAFRAGQCQAKSPIKEMHHLRVTRHGQMIVLDIRASAFLHHMVRNIAGVLMTIGAGERPVEWIKEVLESRARRSGGVTAHPYGLYLVQVEYRDEFELPQRYIGPHFLTGFTELDG